A genomic segment from Biomphalaria glabrata chromosome 16, xgBioGlab47.1, whole genome shotgun sequence encodes:
- the LOC129923333 gene encoding uncharacterized protein LOC129923333, with the protein MKSFCVIMLILTLSLASLTSGSPLCWRRFCGKRAEEHDQTNAEIITRQIVTLVQDTLSKAATGIQAKDLTKAVKEVKVLYDRLIINIADEDVKSLINEIAKKIGATPATSAIFEDQITYDANVLNDYLNIWDNLAQSANDKEATKQNVDIILAAISKVSSAIENIIQELNEMTSILKKTDSNGSVDINKEAIVTYEKQDGTENKETENRAMPQMQKRKWCIGICIGRK; encoded by the exons TCACTTGCATCGCTAACATCTGGATCTCCACTTTGTTGGCGAAGG ttTTGTGGGAAAAGAGCAGAAGAACATGACCAGACCAATGCAGAGATCATAACAAGACAAATAGTTACTCTGGTTCAAGACACTCTAAGCAAAGCAGCAACTG GTATACAAGCTAAGGACCTAACAAAGGCTGTAAAGGAAGTCAAGGTGTTGTATGACCGTTTGATTATCAATA TTGCAGATGAGGATGTAAAAAGTCTTATCAATGAAATTGCTAAAAAGATTGGTGCTACGCCAGCTACGTCGGCAATATTCGaag ACCAAATAACGTATGATGCCAATGTTCTTAACGATTACTTGAACATTTGGGACAATCTAGCCCAGAGCGCCAACGACAAAGAAG CTACCAAACAGAATGTGGACATAATTTTGGCAGCAATCAGTAAAGTTTCTAGTGCTATTGAGAACATCATACAAGAACTAA ACGAAATGACTTCCATTCTGAAGAAAACAGATAGCAATGGTTCTGTGGATATCAACAAAGAAGCCATCGTGACCTATGAAAAACAAGATGGAACAGAAAATAAAGAGacg gaaaATCGCGCAATGCCTCAAATGCAGAAGAGGAAATGGTGTATTGGTATTTGTATTGGAAGAAAATAA